The genomic DNA CATGCGACCCGCAGCCGCTCGGATCCGACCGACTCGACGACGTCGCGCACCCGCTCGGGCACGTCGCCGTAGATCTCCTTCTCGTTCTCGTGCACGAGCGTGACGCCCTCGCGCTCGGCGAGCCGGGCGAGCGCCGACATCCGCTCGAGCACGTCGTCGCGCACGTCGGCGGGCGTGCGCCCCTCGGCCCGGTAGAACGAGAAGACGCGGATGTACGAGGCATCCAGACGGTGCGCGGCCGCGATCGCCCGGCCGAGCCGCTCGAGCTCGTGCTCGACCGGCAACTCGACCGGGGCCTTGCCCACCGGCGAGGCGATCGCCGAGACCGCCATGCCGCGCCCGGCCACGAGGCCCGCGAGCTCGTCGAGGCGTTCGGGCGCGAGGTCGACGATGTTGACGCCCCAGGCGCTGCGCACCTCGATGCACTCGGCGCCCACCGCCTGCAGCACGGCCAGCTGCACGGCGGGATCGGGATCGATCTCGTCGCCGAAGCCGGTCAGGCGCCATGTCGTCGCTGGCCGATCGCTCAACTGTGCTCTCCATCGAGGTGGTCGGGCGGCGCCGTGCGGGCGCCGCGGTGCTGCGACTGTATGGCGTCGGCAACCCGACTGCAACCGTTTGCCATTTGTTGCCATCCTGTGCTTCACTCTGCGCATGACCCCGCTGGAGGGCGCCGGAACGGACCGGCCGGCCACGCTCGCCGACATCGCGGCTGCCGCCGGCGTCGCCGTCTCCACCGTCTCGCGGGCGCTCAGCCATCCGGGTCGCGTGAACCGCGTCACGCGCGAGCGCATC from Agromyces larvae includes the following:
- a CDS encoding sugar phosphate isomerase/epimerase family protein, whose translation is MSDRPATTWRLTGFGDEIDPDPAVQLAVLQAVGAECIEVRSAWGVNIVDLAPERLDELAGLVAGRGMAVSAIASPVGKAPVELPVEHELERLGRAIAAAHRLDASYIRVFSFYRAEGRTPADVRDDVLERMSALARLAEREGVTLVHENEKEIYGDVPERVRDVVESVGSERLRVAWDNANFVQVGVRPYTDGYALLRPHLAYLQVKDAVAATGEVVPAGDGDGELLETVTALRDDGYEGFASLEPHLVVAGHSSGYSGPAGFGRAARAFRALTERIGVGLT